One genomic region from Armatimonadota bacterium encodes:
- the era gene encoding GTPase Era: MHRSGFVALAGRPNVGKSTLLNQLLGTKVAITAPVPQTTRTVLRGILHRPDAQVVFIDTPGLHRPRHQLGAIMVEVARRALHDADVVAWVVDASAPLTEEDRTVAAALRGVRAPVVLAVNKVDRSGADPGRAEAEARTLVPLAAAYRLSAVTGEGVEAFLQGLIAHLPEGPAYYPEEMLTDQPEQFLVRELIREQVIHHTREEVPHAVAVEVEEFAERPDGTLYVRATIHVERPSQKKILIGRGGAMLRAIGTAARREVEALLGRRCYLDLWVTVTPDWREKPALIRAFYPE, translated from the coding sequence GTGCACCGGTCCGGGTTCGTCGCCCTGGCCGGCCGCCCCAACGTCGGGAAGTCCACCCTGCTCAACCAGCTGCTGGGGACGAAGGTGGCCATCACCGCCCCCGTGCCGCAGACCACCCGCACCGTCCTGCGCGGCATCCTGCACCGTCCCGACGCCCAGGTGGTCTTCATCGACACGCCCGGCCTGCACCGGCCGCGCCACCAGCTCGGGGCCATCATGGTGGAGGTGGCCCGGCGGGCCCTGCACGACGCCGACGTGGTGGCGTGGGTGGTGGACGCCTCCGCCCCGCTCACCGAGGAGGACCGCACCGTAGCCGCGGCGCTGCGCGGCGTCCGCGCGCCGGTGGTGCTGGCGGTGAACAAGGTGGACCGCTCGGGGGCCGATCCCGGGCGTGCCGAGGCGGAGGCCCGGACGCTGGTGCCGCTGGCGGCAGCCTACCGCCTCTCCGCGGTGACGGGGGAGGGGGTGGAGGCCTTCCTCCAGGGGCTGATCGCCCACCTCCCCGAAGGGCCCGCCTACTACCCGGAGGAGATGCTCACCGACCAGCCGGAGCAGTTCCTGGTGCGGGAGCTCATCCGCGAGCAGGTGATCCACCACACCCGGGAAGAGGTCCCGCACGCGGTGGCGGTGGAGGTCGAGGAGTTCGCCGAGCGGCCCGACGGCACCCTCTACGTGCGCGCCACCATCCACGTGGAGCGCCCCTCCCAGAAGAAGATCCTCATCGGGCGCGGCGGGGCGATGCTGCGGGCCATCGGCACGGCCGCGCGCCGCGAGGTGGAGGCGCTGCTGGGCCGCCGCTGCTACCTGGACCTCTGGGTGACGGTCACGCCCGACTGGCGCGAGAAGCCCGCCCTCATCCGCGCCTTCTACCCCGAGTAG